Genomic window (Nitrospinota bacterium):
GGATGGTTCCTCCCGGAGTTTCATAGACGCCTCTAGATTTCATGCCGACAAAGCGGTTCTCGACAATATCGATCCGCCCGATTCCATTTTTTCCACCGTATTCGTTGAGACATTCCAAAAGCCGGGCGGGACTCATGCGCTCACCGTTCACCGCCACCGGATCTCCGGCTTCATATTCGATTTCTATCGTGGTCGGCTTGTCCGGCGCTTGTTCAGGAGAAACGCTCATTCTAAACATATCCTCATCCGGCGTGTACCAGGGATCTTCCAATACCCCACCCTCGAAACTGATGTGGAACAGGTTGCGGTCCATGCTGTAGGGTTTGTCCTTGGTCACCGGGACCGGAATGTTGTGTTTCTTTGCGTAATCCATGAGGGCCGTCCGGGACGTGAGATCCCAATGCCGCCAGGGAGCGATGATCTTGATATGTGGATCCAGAGTCTGATAGGCTAGTTCAAAGCGAATCTGGTCATTGCCTTTGCCGGTAGAACCATGGGACACGCCATCCGCCCCTTCTTTGGCGGCAATTCGCATTTGCTCTTTGGCAATCAGGGGACGGGCAATCGCGGTTCCCAGCAAATAATTATTTTCGTAAAACGCGTTGGCACGGAGCATCGGAAACAAATAATCTTTTGCAAACTCTTCTTTTAAATCTTCGATGTATACCTTGGAAGCTCCCGTCGCCAGGGCCTTTTCCCGAACGGGTTCCAATTCCTGGCCCTGCCCGACATCCGCCGCAAATGCGATGATTTCACAATCATATTGCTCTTTGAGCCACTGGATAATTACGGAAGTATCCAATCCACCGGAATACGCTAAAACAATTTTCTTTAATGTGCTTTCCATCGATCCTCTTCAAACAAAAAATATGGGACTATTATTCCCCCACACAGGAAACTCCTAATGGTGAGGACAGGACACAAGCTGGCTATCATACCGCGTCTTGTAAGGGACATCAACGGACGAATTTGGCTCCCAGAGCATAATGCGCCAGGCCCAAAAGAGAGGCTTTTTCATTTAATATCACTTTGACCGGAATTTCGCGCATGAAGGGTTTGAACCGTCCTTTGGAATAAAAGGATTCCATAAACAAACCGCTCTTAATCAGTGGCAGGATTTTTGGCGCTATCCCGCCGCCAATATAAATGCCCCCGCGAGTCAACAGCTGCAACCCCAAGTCACCGGCTACCGCTCCGTAAATCGAAACCAACATTTCCAAAGCTTTTGCGCAGGCTGGGGATTTTCCCTGCAAACCATTTTGAGTGATGACCTCTCCGGGATCGCCGTTCTGGAATTCCTGAGTCAGCCAGGACGGTTCCTCGAACGCATGGCATTTTACAAGAAACTGATAGATATTATGGAGACCTGGGCCGGATAAAACCCGTTCGATACTGGTGCGGCCCAATTTCTGGTTCAAAAAATCCAGCAATTCCATTTCCAGTTCCGCGCGGGGAGCAAAATCACAGTGTCCTCCTTCCGAGTCGATCAGTAAATATCGCCCTGTCCCATCCGGAATAAGAAATGCCTCTCCAAGGCCGGTTCCAGCGGCTAAAATAGCCACTCTCCCCCCTTCTACTTCCCGGCCTTCCTGGAGCACTTCCAACTCGGGGTCAGGCAAAAAAGGCACCGCACAGGCCATCGCCGCCAAATCGTTGATCAGCCAGACCGATTCCAACCCCAATTGCTTTTTTAAATTTTGGACATCCACGACCCAGGGAAGGTTGGTGACTTCACACTTGCCGTCTTTAACGGGTCCTGCGATGCCAAAAGCGGCCCGCTCTATTTGCGGATGTTCTTTTTGACAAAATTCGTCCAGGATATCTTCCAGACCGGAATATTTTTGGCTTTCAAACCTGGCTTCACCCACCTGTTCGAGGTGGTCGTTTGCCTGCCGAAACACTGCCAGATTGACCTTGGTTCCTCCGATATCTGCAACCAGAATCATGGTTTTCTCATTCCTTTGGATAGATGGCTATAGTTAAGTCGAGAACCTTCATGCAGTTTATCCAGAGCCTGTTATACGTCATCGCTAGCCGCAAAGCGGCGCGGCGATCCAGTGATTAAATAAAAATCTCC
Coding sequences:
- a CDS encoding argininosuccinate synthase, whose protein sequence is MESTLKKIVLAYSGGLDTSVIIQWLKEQYDCEIIAFAADVGQGQELEPVREKALATGASKVYIEDLKEEFAKDYLFPMLRANAFYENNYLLGTAIARPLIAKEQMRIAAKEGADGVSHGSTGKGNDQIRFELAYQTLDPHIKIIAPWRHWDLTSRTALMDYAKKHNIPVPVTKDKPYSMDRNLFHISFEGGVLEDPWYTPDEDMFRMSVSPEQAPDKPTTIEIEYEAGDPVAVNGERMSPARLLECLNEYGGKNGIGRIDIVENRFVGMKSRGVYETPGGTILHAAHRAVESLTMDREVLYLRDSMIPGYARAIYNGFWFSPERELMQMTIDATQKNVYGTAKLKLYKGNCTVTGRKAVKSLYSERIATFEEGDGYRQDDAEGFIRLNALRLKIFSDTFGNQ
- the glk gene encoding glucokinase, yielding MILVADIGGTKVNLAVFRQANDHLEQVGEARFESQKYSGLEDILDEFCQKEHPQIERAAFGIAGPVKDGKCEVTNLPWVVDVQNLKKQLGLESVWLINDLAAMACAVPFLPDPELEVLQEGREVEGGRVAILAAGTGLGEAFLIPDGTGRYLLIDSEGGHCDFAPRAELEMELLDFLNQKLGRTSIERVLSGPGLHNIYQFLVKCHAFEEPSWLTQEFQNGDPGEVITQNGLQGKSPACAKALEMLVSIYGAVAGDLGLQLLTRGGIYIGGGIAPKILPLIKSGLFMESFYSKGRFKPFMREIPVKVILNEKASLLGLAHYALGAKFVR